In a genomic window of Siniperca chuatsi isolate FFG_IHB_CAS linkage group LG1, ASM2008510v1, whole genome shotgun sequence:
- the nudt19 gene encoding nucleoside diphosphate-linked moiety X motif 19, giving the protein MNTTLKHWKEAATLVLTAGKRLDADTLSSRTPLTAAAGSPLDSSHGRSHLPHKSCFDYDVLLLKRSSKSGFMPNAYVFPGGMVDSSDFSSEWLDIFKSFRNSPNFGLRSVKQPVETRPPIFATDRLKLGSPIPGEVAFRICALRETFEESGVLLVVSKLEEKSVLKSIEDRCATDLALHYKVNELCSSELTRWRALVNQKPSNFIRMCRELEVLPNIWALHEWGNWLTPIGRYGVTRFDTIFFICCLQEIPHTLQDEKEIVRFQWSTPSEVLQSYQERELWIAPPQLYELSRMCRVPLLNDLHNFSSQRATEGCEQWLPVVVVLKDKHYVSLLPGDKLYPLDTSGEAKVDISTDPQLENPQDDSGLNRIVILDPYTATLQVTITPKYNHLLPVVGKAFPHDSKSQY; this is encoded by the exons ATGAACACCACTCTGAAGCACTGGAAGGAGGCGGCCACTCTTGTTTTAACCGCAGGCAAGAGGCTCGACGCGGACACTTTATCGTCAAGGACACCGCTGACAGCCGCTGCAGGTTCACCGCTGGACAGCAGCCATGGACGGTCACACCTGCCGCACAAGTCCTGCTTTGATTACGACGTTTTACTGCTTAAACGAAGCAGTAAAAGTGGATTCATGCCCAACGCCTATGTGTTTCCCGGCGGTATGGTGGACTCTTCGGACTTTTCCAGTGAATGGCTGGACATTTTCAAATCTTTCCGAAACTCGCCTAATTTTGGTTTGAGAAGTGTCAAACAGCCCGTGGAGACTAGACCTCCAATCTTCGCCACAGACCGATTGAAACTGGGCTCTCCTATCCCGGGGGAGGTCGCCTTCCGCATCTGCGCCTTGAGGGAGACGTTTGAGGAGTCTGGTGTGCTCCTAGTTGTGTCGAAACTGGAGgagaaaagtgttttaaaaagcataGAGGACAGGTGCGCCACTGATCTAGCGCTACATTACAAAGTAAACGAGCTGTGCAGTAGTGAACTCACCAGGTGGAGGGCTCTGGTAAACCAAAAGCCCTCCAACTTCATCAGGATGTGCAGAGAGTTGGAGGTGTTGCCCAACATCTGGGCTTTACATGAGTGGGGCAACTGGCTGACTCCCATAGGCAGATACGGTGTGACGAGGTTTGACACGATTTTCTTCATCTGCTGCCTGCAGGAGATCCCACACACACTTCAAGATGAAAAGGAAATAGTGCGCTTTCAG tGGTCCACACCGTCGGAGGTCCTGCAGAGCTACCAGGAACGGGAGTTGTGGATCGCCCCCCCACAGCTCTATGAGCTCAGCCGCATGTGCCGTGTCCCTTTGCTGAATGACCTCCACAACTTCTCCAGCCAGCGTGCCACAGAGGGCTGCGAACAGTGGCTGCCTGTTGTTGTCGTCCTAAAAGATAAACATTACGTATCACTGCTGCCAG GTGACAAACTTTATCCATTGGACACTTCAGGAGAGGCTAAGGTGGATATAAGCACAGACCCTCAGCTGGAGAATCCTCAGGATGATTCTGGACTGAACCGCATTGTGATCTTAGATCCTTACACTGCAACTCTACAGGTCACCATTACACCCAAGTACAATCATCTGCTCCCTGTTGTAGGGAAAGCCTTCCCACATGACTCAAAAAGTCAGTATTGA
- the si:ch73-167i17.6 gene encoding regulator of G-protein signaling 9-binding protein, whose amino-acid sequence MGKEECKTMLDALNKVTACYRHLVIALGSTSDSQNLREELKRTRKKAQELAVANRTKLTSLLKDKTISKEDRAEYERLWVLFSSSMELLEVDMKRSLEIGQDFPLKVPTRHLIQTGMTGSTTTVAARAMSVQNMKYDADSNIDTADLRDLQSEISQMSQMMEEMEMKVQVAPWAVEAKQEAGAELKSNMSVGNSSVGVISICEEEPKEEEGGGNRDAGFASICAVLVFFVIVTVAVVLGYLVINMS is encoded by the coding sequence ATGGGGAAAGAGGAGTGCAAAACAATGCTGGACGCTTTGAACAAAGTGACCGCTTGCTACAGGCATTTGGTCATCGCCCTGGGAAGCACCTCGGACTCGCAGAACCTGcgagaggagctgaagaggacCCGCAAAAAGGCCCAGGAGCTGGCCGTGGCCAACAGGACTAAACTGACCTCTCTGCTCAAAGACAAGACCATCAGCAAAGAGGACCGGGCCGAGTACGAGCGCCTATGGGTGCTGTTCTCGAGCAGCATGGAGCTCCTGGAGGTGGACATGAAAAGGTCCCTGGAGATAGGGCAGGATTTCCCCCTCAAGGTGCCGACGAGACACCTCATCCAGACGGGGATGACCGGCAGCACCACTACCGTGGCGGCCCGGGCCATGAGCGTGCAGAACATGAAGTACGACGCGGACAGCAACATCGACACGGCGGACCTCAGGGACCTGCAGTCCGAGATCTCCCAGATGAGCCAGAtgatggaggagatggagatgaAGGTGCAGGTGGCGCCGTGGGCCGTGGAGGCGAAGCAGGAGGCAGGCGCGGAGCTCAAGTCCAACATGAGTGTAGGAAATTCCTCCGTGGGTGTCATCTCCATCTGCGAAGAGGAGCccaaagaggaagaaggaggaggcaACAGGGATGCTGGCTTTGCGTCCATCTGCGCCGTGCTTGTATTCTTTGTCATCGTTACGGTCGCTGTGGTTCTGGGATATTTGGTCATCAATATGTCCTGA